A window of bacterium contains these coding sequences:
- a CDS encoding glycosyltransferase family 4 protein, producing the protein MAMRGDFVGEPAKGALHFSRDIALYLSRFMDVYLLGKDDKENKRKFWREKKIEGTTFSFLDPYLNRPFIGRPFDTFVTLRKAWKEIEKTNPDIIYLQEIDFLPLTNLRKPAILHIHGCFKEMLALRYPRLWKLRRYIPNWFANYIQGLLHIFLIKRYSPYLKKILISADKSQLSYLKEKEPLLGEKALFVPLLLDTDTFVPKDRLEARKILNLPDDHFIFLFVGGLDPLKAPNILIHAFKIFKQQNPNSLLLLIGKGTLEKKLRTLVEGLDLEKDVIFLGKIPHSNLPIYYNAADTFVLPSLYEGIPLVSLEALSCGIPIVVSSAIGTSEFIQPGVQGFIVEEGDVESLASALQQAVRLPPETRGLCREIALQFSRERVGKLVKDILFGLLSQ; encoded by the coding sequence ATGGCAATGAGAGGAGATTTTGTGGGAGAACCCGCAAAGGGTGCTTTGCATTTTTCAAGGGATATAGCCCTATACCTATCAAGATTTATGGATGTTTATTTACTGGGCAAGGACGATAAGGAAAATAAAAGAAAATTCTGGCGAGAAAAGAAGATAGAGGGAACAACATTTTCCTTCTTAGACCCTTATCTTAATAGACCATTTATAGGGAGACCTTTTGATACCTTCGTCACATTGCGAAAAGCTTGGAAGGAAATTGAAAAGACGAATCCCGATATCATTTATCTCCAAGAGATTGATTTTCTCCCCCTTACTAATCTTAGAAAGCCGGCGATTCTCCATATCCATGGATGCTTCAAAGAAATGCTTGCCCTTAGATATCCCAGGCTTTGGAAACTGAGAAGATATATCCCCAATTGGTTTGCCAATTACATCCAGGGGCTTTTACATATTTTCCTTATCAAGAGATACTCGCCCTATTTGAAAAAAATTCTAATAAGCGCTGACAAATCACAACTCTCCTATCTTAAGGAAAAGGAACCCTTGCTAGGTGAGAAGGCGTTATTTGTCCCCCTTTTATTGGATACCGATACTTTCGTTCCTAAAGATAGGTTAGAAGCGAGGAAAATTTTGAACCTTCCTGATGACCATTTCATCTTCCTCTTCGTCGGCGGATTAGACCCCCTAAAGGCACCCAATATCCTCATTCATGCCTTCAAAATTTTCAAGCAGCAAAATCCCAATAGTCTTCTCCTTCTAATCGGAAAGGGAACCCTTGAAAAGAAACTCCGGACTTTGGTTGAAGGGCTCGATTTAGAAAAAGATGTGATTTTTTTAGGAAAAATTCCCCATAGTAACTTGCCAATATATTACAATGCAGCGGACACATTTGTCCTCCCATCTCTTTATGAGGGGATACCTCTTGTTTCCCTTGAAGCTCTCTCCTGTGGTATCCCTATCGTCGTATCATCCGCTATCGGAACAAGCGAATTCATTCAACCTGGAGTCCAAGGATTTATCGTAGAAGAGGGAGATGTAGAATCACTGGCTTCTGCCCTTCAGCAGGCTGTGAGATTGCCACCCGAAACAAGGGGATTGTGTCGGGAAATAGCTCTCCAATTCTCTAGAGAACGCGTGGGAAAGCTTGTTAAAGATATCCTCTTCGGCTTGTTATCTCAATAA
- a CDS encoding glycosyltransferase family 9 protein: MKRILVLNQNFIGDVIFTLPAIKTLKEGYQTTPIDVVLGANGAEVLKKNPWIDSIFVRPKRVEEKRELLKQIKTRNYDMCLSFSSKSVELALLSFLSGCKRRFGFFNPATFLFYNFTIKENPEDHCVLDYVKLAIAAGGRKSTLIPEIFLSEEETNRARELADALTKEANEPIFGILLGGSTTFKRWHLPTLNELLNMLKAKGNVFLFGGTEFEELGRTLEQEKIHNLAGHLSLRESIALLKFCSVFVGQDSGLTHIAACLGVPTLGIYTATDPKRTSPLGAKVRVLYKPISCSPCWSKKKCRKPICLKTLNAKEIGEEIEKLMVMENE; encoded by the coding sequence ATGAAAAGGATTTTAGTATTAAACCAGAATTTCATCGGGGACGTCATCTTCACTCTTCCCGCTATAAAGACCCTGAAGGAGGGCTACCAAACCACTCCTATAGATGTCGTGCTAGGAGCCAACGGCGCAGAGGTATTGAAGAAAAATCCTTGGATAGATTCGATATTCGTTCGCCCGAAAAGAGTGGAAGAGAAAAGAGAATTGTTAAAACAAATAAAGACGAGAAATTATGATATGTGCTTATCTTTTTCCTCAAAATCCGTGGAATTAGCTCTCCTTTCTTTTCTGAGTGGATGCAAAAGGCGCTTTGGTTTCTTCAATCCTGCAACCTTTCTTTTCTATAATTTTACGATAAAGGAAAACCCTGAAGACCATTGCGTCTTAGATTATGTCAAGCTGGCGATTGCAGCTGGAGGGAGAAAATCAACCTTAATCCCCGAGATTTTTCTATCGGAAGAAGAAACTAATAGGGCAAGGGAATTGGCTGATGCACTTACAAAAGAAGCTAACGAGCCAATCTTTGGTATCCTTCTCGGAGGGAGCACCACATTTAAGAGATGGCACCTACCTACCTTAAACGAACTTCTTAATATGCTCAAAGCAAAGGGGAATGTTTTTTTATTCGGAGGAACAGAATTTGAGGAGCTTGGTAGGACCTTAGAACAGGAAAAAATTCATAACTTAGCTGGACACCTTTCCCTACGAGAATCCATAGCTCTGCTCAAATTTTGCTCTGTTTTCGTTGGTCAGGATAGTGGACTCACTCACATAGCTGCTTGTTTGGGAGTGCCGACTTTGGGCATCTATACCGCAACCGACCCTAAAAGAACTTCTCCGCTTGGCGCAAAGGTTCGTGTGCTTTATAAACCAATTTCTTGTTCTCCTTGCTGGAGTAAAAAGAAATGCAGGAAACCAATATGCCTCAAGACACTAAACGCCAAGGAAATAGGCGAAGAAATTGAAAAATTGATGGTGATGGAAAATGAATAA
- the waaF gene encoding lipopolysaccharide heptosyltransferase II, translated as MEKFLIIRMSSLGDVILSTPVPQAIEEEAPDAFICWLVEERNASILKNNLYIDELVVSRKSIKGILSALIELRKRKWGMCLDLQSLFKSAIFAFLSGAKKRIGKEKVERGSHIFYDSCVPNVPFFHAVENNLLAAYVALDISNRNRMNIESNILKVKKKALVLKPKIYLTDEERRRAEKSLNTEKPIVALCPGTTWDSKRWLPERWARVGDALMEDGFQVVFIGGKQDVFHTRDIIRYMKHRPIDLTGKTSLREAAAVLEKSLLAISVDSGAMHMASAVDTPVIALFGPTNPKIQGPYGEKNEVLYKKLHCSPCRKRICHHKECMKLITEEEVIDGARLKLSI; from the coding sequence ATGGAAAAATTCCTTATAATCAGGATGAGCTCTCTCGGAGATGTAATCTTGTCAACCCCTGTTCCTCAGGCGATAGAGGAGGAAGCTCCCGATGCTTTCATCTGCTGGCTTGTGGAGGAAAGAAACGCCTCCATCCTCAAAAACAACCTTTATATAGATGAGCTCGTTGTTTCAAGGAAAAGCATCAAGGGAATTTTGAGCGCGTTAATTGAGTTGAGAAAAAGGAAATGGGGTATGTGTCTTGACCTTCAATCCCTGTTCAAATCCGCCATATTCGCTTTTCTTAGTGGAGCCAAAAAGAGAATAGGAAAGGAAAAAGTGGAAAGAGGTTCCCACATATTCTATGATTCTTGCGTTCCCAATGTTCCTTTCTTTCACGCAGTTGAGAATAATTTGCTCGCCGCTTATGTTGCTTTAGATATTTCAAATCGCAACAGGATGAATATAGAGAGCAATATTCTCAAGGTCAAGAAGAAGGCTTTGGTTCTCAAGCCTAAAATTTATCTAACCGATGAAGAACGAAGAAGGGCAGAGAAGTCATTGAATACCGAAAAACCGATAGTAGCTCTCTGTCCCGGAACGACTTGGGATTCCAAGAGATGGCTTCCTGAACGATGGGCAAGAGTAGGAGATGCTCTTATGGAAGATGGTTTCCAAGTCGTTTTCATAGGTGGAAAACAAGATGTTTTTCATACACGAGATATAATAAGATATATGAAGCATCGCCCGATTGATTTAACGGGAAAAACGAGTTTAAGAGAAGCAGCAGCGGTGTTGGAGAAGTCGTTGTTGGCGATTTCGGTTGATTCAGGTGCTATGCATATGGCCTCAGCGGTAGATACTCCTGTAATCGCCCTCTTCGGTCCCACGAACCCTAAAATACAGGGACCGTATGGAGAGAAAAACGAAGTTCTTTATAAGAAATTGCACTGTAGTCCCTGCAGAAAGAGAATTTGCCACCATAAAGAATGTATGAAATTGATAACGGAGGAGGAAGTAATTGATGGGGCCAGGCTCAAACTCTCAATTTAG
- a CDS encoding glycosyltransferase → MPNKKIRLLQIIPSLDIGGAQRFLVDLCKNFDKEKFEIAVCVLVRKTHSFLESELRRNRIPMFFLNLRWTFHPLTISRLTNLFKSFKPDVIHTHLRAIRYVLIPSHLARIPVHIHTIHNLAKYDTSFFFRGLNRMAFKYLNVIPVSISKEVARSVKATYGVDSVVIYNGIPSREYFRDRRKGDNLIKILNIGKFKKAKNHLLLVEAFSKAVKEMPNLRLHLVGDGSLRRKVENRVKKLGLEEKVFFWGWRSDIPEILADCDIFALSSDWEGFGIVLIEAMASGKPIVATDVGGIPEVVEDEITGILVPPRDPEALANAILRLAKDEKLRKEFGERGREKAIKEFDIKIAVKNYERVYLQNLEMRQRWKNSL, encoded by the coding sequence ATGCCCAATAAAAAAATTCGTCTCCTCCAAATCATCCCCTCCCTGGACATTGGTGGTGCTCAGAGGTTTCTCGTTGATTTATGCAAGAATTTTGACAAGGAAAAATTTGAAATAGCGGTCTGCGTCTTGGTAAGGAAGACGCATTCCTTCCTGGAATCCGAATTAAGACGAAATCGCATCCCTATGTTCTTCCTCAATCTCCGCTGGACATTCCACCCCTTAACCATTTCCCGTCTCACGAATCTCTTTAAATCATTTAAACCCGATGTCATCCACACCCATTTAAGAGCTATTCGCTATGTCCTCATCCCCTCACACCTTGCCCGTATTCCAGTCCACATCCACACAATCCACAACTTAGCTAAATACGATACATCCTTTTTCTTCAGAGGCTTAAACCGGATGGCGTTCAAATATCTCAATGTAATACCGGTCAGCATTTCAAAGGAAGTAGCGCGCTCGGTTAAAGCAACTTATGGAGTTGACTCTGTTGTTATTTACAACGGGATTCCCTCAAGGGAATATTTCAGGGATAGAAGGAAAGGTGATAATCTAATCAAGATTTTGAACATAGGAAAGTTCAAAAAAGCCAAGAACCATCTTCTCCTCGTGGAAGCATTCTCCAAAGCTGTTAAAGAAATGCCCAATCTAAGACTTCATTTAGTAGGAGATGGGAGTTTGAGGAGAAAAGTGGAAAATAGAGTTAAAAAGCTTGGATTGGAAGAGAAAGTTTTCTTTTGGGGTTGGCGTTCCGATATACCAGAGATTTTAGCAGATTGCGATATCTTCGCTTTGTCATCAGACTGGGAGGGTTTTGGAATCGTTCTAATAGAAGCAATGGCGAGCGGAAAACCAATTGTAGCTACCGATGTAGGAGGAATACCAGAAGTGGTTGAAGATGAAATCACGGGGATTCTCGTTCCTCCTCGCGATCCCGAAGCCCTTGCAAATGCGATTTTGCGATTGGCGAAAGACGAGAAGTTAAGAAAAGAGTTTGGTGAAAGAGGCAGGGAGAAAGCTATAAAAGAGTTTGATATAAAAATCGCTGTAAAAAATTACGAGAGGGTTTATCTTCAAAATCTTGAGATGAGGCAAAGATGGAAAAATTCCTTATAA
- the ptsP gene encoding phosphoenolpyruvate--protein phosphotransferase has protein sequence MKRIKCLPASPGFAIGKAYLLSQKDSFSLKVKGEEALLLLEKAKSKLRENLQLDSEKVGEEEGDIFFSHMLLLEDPEIWGKVNEKIEDGKSLGEALNEVEDEVVSLFESLHDERFRSRADDIKDVMRRIKEVIIGNELLIPEDSIIVSEEILPSHIVEFERWKPKGFISSAGSPFSHSAILARAKGIPMLTSCQRITEIVRNGEMLILDGEKGEVIIEPSDRLQKIYMEKEALRQKEEREAIAKRHLPAITKEGKRIVVYANVGNPEEIEEAKKMGADGIGIFRTEFLLFQGEDALRKETHLRVYRMAGKVFHPKPVHIRLFDIGADKPFQFLNLPNEPNPALGLRGIRLLLKRKELLYPQLEAIIEAHEEYPNISIILPMVSFPEEVKEIKELVGEIPVGIMVETPACALCLSKMAKFCDFFSIGTNDLLQYTLAVDRAGKDVSELYNPAHPSLWRLIKIAVKEAKRYGKEIGVCGEIAGERTFIPRLIRIGVEHLSVSPRFVPIVKEIIRSLNFRYAED, from the coding sequence TTGAAAAGGATTAAATGCCTCCCTGCGTCGCCGGGATTTGCGATAGGTAAAGCATACCTACTATCGCAAAAGGATTCCTTCTCCCTTAAGGTGAAGGGCGAGGAAGCCTTGCTCCTTCTTGAAAAAGCCAAGAGCAAATTGAGGGAGAATCTGCAATTGGATAGCGAAAAAGTGGGAGAGGAGGAAGGCGATATATTCTTTTCCCATATGCTTCTCCTTGAGGACCCTGAGATATGGGGTAAGGTAAACGAAAAGATAGAGGATGGGAAAAGCCTTGGCGAAGCTTTAAACGAAGTAGAGGACGAAGTTGTCTCTTTATTTGAATCCCTTCACGACGAGAGATTCAGAAGCCGAGCGGATGATATAAAGGATGTAATGCGAAGGATAAAGGAAGTTATAATTGGGAACGAGTTATTAATTCCTGAGGACTCAATAATAGTAAGCGAGGAAATACTGCCATCCCATATAGTGGAATTTGAAAGATGGAAGCCAAAGGGATTCATAAGTTCAGCGGGGAGTCCTTTTTCACACAGCGCCATCCTAGCAAGAGCGAAAGGAATTCCAATGTTAACATCTTGCCAACGGATTACGGAAATAGTCCGCAATGGAGAAATGTTGATTTTGGATGGAGAGAAAGGGGAAGTCATAATCGAACCATCCGATAGGCTTCAAAAAATCTATATGGAAAAGGAAGCACTGCGACAAAAAGAAGAGAGAGAAGCAATTGCCAAGAGGCATTTGCCAGCGATAACGAAGGAAGGGAAAAGAATCGTCGTTTATGCCAATGTGGGAAATCCCGAGGAAATTGAGGAAGCAAAGAAGATGGGAGCGGATGGGATAGGGATTTTCCGCACGGAATTCCTTCTTTTCCAGGGCGAGGATGCCCTTAGAAAAGAAACCCATTTGAGGGTTTATAGGATGGCGGGGAAGGTTTTCCATCCCAAACCAGTGCATATAAGGCTCTTTGATATCGGAGCTGATAAGCCATTCCAGTTCCTAAATCTTCCCAATGAGCCCAATCCCGCGCTTGGACTCCGAGGAATAAGGTTGCTCCTCAAGAGAAAGGAACTTCTCTACCCACAATTGGAGGCGATAATAGAAGCTCACGAAGAGTACCCAAATATTTCCATTATTTTGCCTATGGTTTCCTTCCCTGAGGAAGTAAAAGAGATAAAAGAGTTAGTGGGAGAAATCCCGGTGGGTATAATGGTTGAAACGCCAGCTTGTGCCCTTTGCCTTTCCAAGATGGCTAAATTCTGCGATTTCTTCAGCATCGGAACAAATGACCTCCTCCAATATACTCTCGCGGTTGACAGAGCGGGAAAAGATGTGAGCGAACTCTACAATCCCGCTCACCCTTCCCTTTGGCGGTTAATCAAAATCGCTGTAAAGGAAGCTAAGAGATATGGAAAGGAGATAGGGGTTTGCGGTGAAATCGCCGGTGAACGAACGTTTATACCGAGGCTGATAAGAATTGGCGTTGAACATTTAAGCGTTTCCCCCCGCTTCGTGCCAATAGTTAAGGAGATAATAAGGTCCCTCAACTTCCGCTATGCAGAAGATTAA
- a CDS encoding HPr family phosphocarrier protein: MLKAKLRLTREDGLHARPAAQLVALALKYPKLEIILEKDGREVNGKSLSAILTLQGEMGDVISFRISGEGEEEFWENLKQTIQGEILEIEKD, encoded by the coding sequence ATGTTGAAGGCTAAATTGAGATTGACTAGAGAAGATGGACTCCATGCAAGACCCGCCGCTCAGCTCGTGGCTTTAGCCCTAAAATACCCCAAGCTGGAGATAATTCTGGAGAAGGACGGCAGAGAAGTGAACGGTAAGAGCTTGAGCGCCATTTTAACCCTTCAAGGCGAGATGGGTGATGTCATAAGCTTTCGGATAAGTGGTGAAGGTGAGGAAGAATTTTGGGAAAATCTCAAACAAACGATACAAGGGGAGATATTGGAGATTGAAAAGGATTAA
- a CDS encoding SpoIID/LytB domain-containing protein — translation MRKIFPLLLFFASFCLPLTVRVEIAKGWSNLSISSDTPFSFINASTGEIINSSLTNLSIAFLRRSVRNYCLKIVCPNEIEASYLTKEAQRLGYEVKRNGREAFIRFATDSARKGFLERVKNYRLDILTFEEDKLEARIEVDSGEGKMVLPATSCLRIVPNSESENSLLKISLGKGGKAKRYRGVLEIRTNKDFLPILINELDLEDYLKGVLPAEIPQDFPAECLKAQAIIARTYAIYSLGRHKAEGFDLCSSRHCQVYLCYEYEKEKLNKAIEDTKGIIITYNGKPALTPFHSSCGGITEDGSVWGIALPYLKSRIDGSSSYDLSNEENLKKFLKAKDFNCQSATNFRWVREYGEDELQKIFSRSLPILLNNPDFKLGKIKDIRVKKRTASGRVNSLIIETEDNEIRLEGESIRWAFGNGQIASEGSLPSLLFYIEKQSIGGKNLFKIIGGGSGHGIGFCQWGGGGLARKGYNYSQIIYFYFPGVNLKKLEGK, via the coding sequence TTGAGGAAGATTTTCCCACTTTTACTCTTTTTTGCCAGCTTTTGCCTACCTTTAACCGTTAGAGTTGAGATAGCCAAGGGATGGAGCAATTTGTCCATCTCTTCTGATACCCCCTTCTCCTTCATTAATGCCTCTACTGGGGAGATAATAAACTCATCCCTTACTAATCTATCCATTGCCTTCCTTCGGAGGTCCGTTAGGAATTATTGCCTCAAAATCGTCTGCCCTAACGAAATAGAAGCATCCTACTTGACTAAGGAAGCGCAAAGATTGGGCTACGAGGTGAAAAGAAACGGAAGGGAAGCTTTCATTAGATTTGCAACGGATTCCGCAAGAAAGGGATTTCTTGAGAGGGTTAAAAATTATCGGTTAGACATCCTCACTTTTGAGGAGGATAAATTGGAAGCACGGATTGAAGTGGATTCAGGAGAAGGGAAAATGGTCTTGCCAGCCACTTCTTGTCTCCGAATAGTCCCAAATAGCGAATCGGAGAATTCCCTGCTGAAAATCTCTTTGGGCAAAGGAGGGAAAGCAAAAAGATATAGAGGGGTGTTGGAAATCCGCACAAACAAGGATTTCCTTCCAATTTTGATAAATGAATTGGATTTGGAGGATTATCTCAAAGGTGTCTTGCCCGCTGAGATACCACAAGATTTTCCTGCAGAATGCTTGAAGGCACAAGCCATAATCGCCCGCACCTATGCCATTTACTCATTGGGTCGCCATAAGGCGGAAGGATTTGACCTCTGCAGCTCCCGTCATTGCCAGGTTTATCTCTGCTACGAATACGAAAAGGAAAAATTAAATAAAGCTATTGAGGATACGAAAGGAATAATTATAACCTATAACGGGAAACCTGCTTTAACCCCTTTCCATTCCTCATGCGGAGGGATAACGGAAGATGGAAGCGTATGGGGAATAGCCCTTCCCTATCTAAAATCAAGGATTGATGGTTCAAGCTCCTATGACCTCTCCAACGAGGAAAATCTTAAAAAGTTTTTAAAAGCAAAGGATTTCAATTGCCAATCGGCTACCAATTTTCGTTGGGTTCGCGAGTACGGGGAAGATGAATTGCAGAAGATTTTCTCTCGCTCCCTTCCAATTCTTCTTAATAATCCCGATTTCAAGTTGGGGAAAATAAAAGATATAAGAGTTAAGAAAAGGACGGCTTCTGGAAGGGTGAATTCGCTAATTATAGAAACCGAAGATAACGAAATAAGATTGGAAGGGGAATCCATTCGCTGGGCATTTGGCAATGGTCAAATTGCCTCTGAGGGAAGTTTGCCAAGCCTCCTGTTTTACATTGAGAAACAAAGCATAGGGGGAAAGAATTTATTTAAGATTATAGGTGGTGGCTCCGGACATGGGATAGGTTTCTGCCAATGGGGAGGTGGAGGTTTGGCAAGGAAGGGCTACAATTACTCTCAAATCATTTATTTTTATTTTCCTGGGGTGAACTTGAAAAAGCTTGAGGGAAAATGA
- a CDS encoding Gfo/Idh/MocA family oxidoreductase, translating into MKLRFGIIGAGGMGRLHSKNLLRIEDTEIAWVADVNPEAGKRLAQEVGSEFVKGWEKHLDKVDAVIICTPPFVHCREIVRSASEGKHIFVEKPLALTMRQADRIVKAVQENNVQLMVGYVLRFFPSFKALKEILASGRIGELVVAWINRMGGLPRTSWLFDPKKSGGMTVEFNTHDIDFLLWLGGKPSKVYGKTLKSTPDLTIEDNVWAIIDFPKGIGVLGSSWSNPLGFSAVGIIGTRGVVIMKDYGKVILKEGDKDPEEYPLPQDVDPYYEELLYFVNCIREGKPVEIDAEVGKNALQVCLAVQNSSKRGTVIRL; encoded by the coding sequence ATGAAACTGCGATTTGGAATTATAGGAGCGGGAGGAATGGGCAGGCTCCATTCCAAGAATCTGCTCAGAATAGAGGATACGGAGATAGCCTGGGTAGCGGATGTCAATCCAGAAGCAGGGAAACGGTTAGCACAGGAGGTGGGCTCTGAATTCGTCAAAGGTTGGGAAAAGCATCTTGATAAGGTAGATGCGGTGATTATCTGCACTCCTCCATTTGTCCATTGCAGAGAGATAGTTCGCTCTGCCTCGGAGGGAAAGCACATATTTGTTGAGAAGCCGCTCGCCCTCACGATGCGCCAGGCGGATAGAATCGTTAAAGCCGTTCAAGAAAACAACGTGCAATTGATGGTCGGCTATGTCCTGCGCTTCTTCCCATCCTTCAAAGCCTTAAAGGAGATTTTAGCTAGCGGAAGGATAGGAGAGCTTGTTGTGGCTTGGATAAACAGGATGGGCGGTCTTCCCAGAACATCTTGGCTATTTGACCCCAAGAAGAGTGGCGGAATGACGGTTGAGTTCAATACCCACGATATAGATTTCCTTCTTTGGCTGGGAGGGAAACCCTCAAAGGTTTATGGAAAAACCCTCAAATCGACCCCCGATTTGACGATTGAGGATAATGTATGGGCAATAATTGATTTTCCAAAGGGGATAGGCGTTCTCGGTTCCTCCTGGTCAAACCCGCTCGGTTTTTCAGCAGTGGGAATAATCGGGACAAGGGGCGTCGTAATTATGAAGGATTACGGAAAAGTTATCCTTAAAGAAGGCGACAAGGACCCAGAGGAATATCCTTTACCACAAGATGTTGACCCCTATTATGAAGAGCTTCTTTATTTCGTCAATTGCATAAGGGAGGGAAAACCAGTGGAGATAGATGCCGAGGTAGGCAAAAACGCCCTTCAGGTCTGCCTCGCTGTGCAGAATTCCTCCAAGAGAGGGACGGTGATCAGGCTATAA